In Brassica rapa cultivar Chiifu-401-42 chromosome A06, CAAS_Brap_v3.01, whole genome shotgun sequence, a single window of DNA contains:
- the LOC103875405 gene encoding probable methyltransferase PMT5 — protein MTSPWYKSVSSVFGLRPRIKGLLFFILGVVALLTILSPLTSTSYEASSTGSTRVPNIYSNYRRIKEQAAVDYLDLRSLSLGTSLKEFPLCGKERESYVPCYNVTGNLLAGLQEGDELDRHCEFEREKERCVVRPPRDYKIPLRWPLGRDIIWSGNVKITKDQFLSSGTVTTRLMLLEENQITFHSEDGLIFDGVKDYARQIAEMIGLGSDTEFAQAGVRTVLDIGCGFGSFGAHLVSLKLMPICIAKYEATGSQVQLALERGLPAMIGNFFSKQLPYPSLSFDMVHCAQCGITWDIKDAMLLLEVDRVLKPGGYFVLTSPTNKAQGNLPDTKKTSISTRVNELSKKICWSLTAQQDESFLWQKTADSNCYSSRSQDSIPLCKDGDNVPYYHPLVPCISGTTSKRWIPIQNRSAVAGTTSAELEIHGVKPEEFSEDTQVWRSALKNYWSLLTPLIFSDHPKRPGDEDPLPPFNMIRNVMDMNARFGNLNSALLEQGKSAWVMNVVPVNARNTLPIILDRGFAGVLHDWCEPFPTYPRTYDMLHANELLTHLSSERCSLMDLFLEMDRILRPEGWVVISDKLGVIEMARAMATRVRWEARVIDLQDGSDQRLLVCQKPFLKK, from the exons ATGACAAGTCCTTGGTACAAGAGTGTTTCCTCTGTGTTCGGTCTCAGACCACGGATCAAAGGGTTGCTCTTCTTCATCCTCGGCGTTGTGGCTCTACTTACAATTTTATCACCCTTGACGTCCACTTCATACGAGGCTTCTTCTACTGGTTCAACACGTGTGCCCAACATTTATAGTAACTATAGGAGGATAAAGGAGCAAGCCGCTGTTGATTACCTTGATCTGAGGTCTCTCTCGCTAGGGACTAGTCTGAAAGAGTTTCCTCTGTGCGGTAAAGAAAGAGAGAGCTACGTGCCTTGTTATAATGTAACTGGGAACTTGCTTGCTGGGCTTCAAGAGGGTGATGAGTTGGATAGGCATTGCGAgtttgagagagagaaagagaggtgTGTTGTTCGTCCTCCAAGAGACTATAAGATACCACTTCGGTGGCCTCTTGGTAGAGATATCATTTGGAGTGGGAACGTGAAGATAACTAAAgaccagtttctttcgtctggAACCGTTACAACAAG GTTAATGTTGCTTGAAGAGAATCAAATTACATTTCACTCGGAAGACGGTCTGATCTTTGATGGGGTCAAAGACTATGCTCGTCAAATCGCTGAGATGATTGGCTTAGGAAGCGATACTGAGTTTGCTCAAGCGGGT GTAAGGACTGTGTTAGACATAGGTTGTGGATTTGGAAGCTTTGGTGCGCATCTAGTGTCGTTAAAGCTGATGCCTATATGTATTGCGAAGTACGAAGCTACTGGGAGCCAAGTCCAGTTAGCTTTAGAGAGAGGTCTTCCTGCAATGATTGGCAATTTCTTCTCAAAGCAGCTTCCTTATCCATCACTGTCTTTTGACATGGTTCATTGTGCTCAATGTGGCATTACTTGGGATATCAAAG ATGCAATGCTACTTCTGGAAGTGGATCGTGTTCTGAAACCGGGAGGGTACTTTGTTTTAACTTCTCCTACGAACAAAGCACAGGGAAACTTGCCAGATACGAAGAAAACGAGCATCTCGACACGTGTGAATGAGTTGTCTAAGAAGATATGCTGGAGTCTAACAGCTCAGCAAGATGAGTCGTTTCTTTGGCAGAAAACTGCAGATTCAAATTGCTATTCCTCTCG TTCTCAAGATTCTATACCTCTTTGCAAAGATGGAGATAACGTTCCCTATTACCACCCACTGGTTCCATGTATAAGCGGAACCACGAGTAAACGCTGGATCCCTATCCAGAACAGGTCTGCTGTTGCAGGAACTACCTCAGCTGAGCTCGAAATTCATG GTGTAAAACCTGAAGAGTTCTCTGAGGATACACAAGTATGGAGATCAGCACTTAAAAACTATTGGTCCTTGCTTACACCTTTGATATTCTCTGACCACCCAAAGAGACCCGGTGATGAAGATCCTCTCCCTCCTTTCAACATGATACGTAATGTGATGGACATGAATGCTCGTTTTGGGAACTTAAACTCTGCTTTGCTCGAACAAGGGAAGTCCGCTTGGGTGATGAATGTTGTTCCAGTTAATGCGCGTAATACTCTTCCTATCATACTTGACCGTGGCTTTGCCGGTGTGTTACATGACTG GTGTGAACCATTCCCAACGTATCCACGAACATATGACATGCTTCATGCCAATGAGCTACTCACACATCTTAGCTCAGAACGGTGTAGCCTAATGGACTTGTTCCTGGAGATGGATCGGATTCTCCGCCCTGag GGATGGGTTGTAATAAGCGACAAGTTGGGAGTAATAGAGATGGCACGTGCAATGGCAACTCGAGTGCGTTGGGAAGCACGAGTGATTGATCTTCAAGACGGTAGCGACCAAAGACTTCTTGTCTGTCAAAAACCTTTTCTCaaaaaataa